A single window of Gossypium hirsutum isolate 1008001.06 chromosome A10, Gossypium_hirsutum_v2.1, whole genome shotgun sequence DNA harbors:
- the LOC121208036 gene encoding uncharacterized protein, whose protein sequence is MDSNALNGRMARWQNLLSEFDIIYVSQKAVKGSTIADFLASQGLEDYEPLNFDFPNEEIVYVAATEEDITKGHSWKLNFDGASNTVGNGVGAVLVCPEYETCIMGLRAAIEHKIKAMEVYGDSALVIYQLRGEWETRDAKLINYRRLVLGLVEEFDDITFNYLSHDEN, encoded by the exons atggatTCAAATGCCTTGAATGGTAGGATGGCTAGGTGGCAAAATTTactttctgaatttgacataatctaCGTGAGTCAAAAAGCTGTGAAGGGGAGcacaatagcagattttctggccagCCAAGGTTTAGAAGATTATGAAcccttgaattttgatttccccaATGAGGAGATAGTGTATGTGGCAGCTACTGAAGAAGACATTACAAAAGGCCActcttggaaattaaattttgacggagcctcaaacaCTGTGGGTAATGGAGTTGGAGCAGTTCTGGTATGCCCag aatatgaaacATGTATCATGGGGCTTAGAGCAGCTATAGAGCACAAGATCAAGGCAatggaagtatatggagattctgcgctGGTAATTTACCAACTtcgaggtgaatgggagacaagagatgCCAAACTAATCAATTACAGAAGGCTAGTGTTGGGGTTAGttgaagagtttgatgatattactTTCAATTATCTCTCGCACGATGAAAAttag